A stretch of the Gemmatimonadota bacterium genome encodes the following:
- a CDS encoding type II toxin-antitoxin system VapC family toxin, which produces MRLALDTNRYVDFCRGVSEVVATLENAESIYVPFVVVGELRGGFAVGSRGASNERTLRRFLMKEGVSVIFADEQTTHHYASVYRQLRRQGTPIPTNDMWIAALVLQHDLALYARDQHFEHLPQLVRA; this is translated from the coding sequence GTGAGACTCGCGCTTGATACCAATCGGTACGTGGACTTCTGCCGCGGGGTCTCGGAGGTCGTCGCGACCCTGGAGAACGCCGAATCCATCTACGTCCCATTTGTGGTGGTGGGCGAGCTGCGGGGTGGCTTTGCGGTTGGCTCCAGGGGAGCGAGTAACGAGCGCACTCTGCGACGCTTCCTCATGAAGGAGGGCGTCTCAGTGATCTTCGCCGACGAGCAGACCACGCATCATTATGCATCCGTCTATCGACAGCTCCGGAGGCAAGGGACGCCCATTCCAACCAACGACATGTGGATTGCGGCCCTCGTCCTTCAGCACGATCTGGCACTGTACGCCCGGGACCAGCATTTCGAGCACCTGCCGCAACTGGTCCGCGCCTGA